In the genome of bacterium, the window CGGTGGTGAGTTCTGATTTCCAACTCGATCGATACCCCTTTGGCGATTTTCACGCATCGGTCCGGTTTTGGGATGATAAAATCAGGATTCGTACGCCGCCGGATATTCCTGTCCAGATTGCCGGGGATCTTGGTTTGTCGCCGGACGGGGCAGTCATTTTTAACCGTCTCTCGATTTATGACCGGCACCAAGTATACATAGAATCATCCGGCCGGATTGACGGTACGCGGACTTCTGATCTTCGTATCAAGGTGAAGAACGTTAAGGCGGATTTGCTGACCCGCTGTTTGGGGTGGCCCCAACCCTGGACCGGTATTGCGAACGGGACCTTCCATTATACAGATGCTGAAGGAATTCCGAATTTTGATATACAGGTTAAAGTTGAGAACGGCAGTGTGCTTGATTTGCCGTTTGATGTTTTTCATGGAAACATTGTGATTGATCATCATTGGCTTTATTTCAGGGGACGCGAAGGCCATGCGGTTTTAAACCGGCACGGCTGTTACCAGCTGAATCTTAGTGGTAAGCTTCCGGTGCCGCAAAATGCCGAGGCAACGAAACGTCTTCAGGGCGCTGAAATGGATATACGGGTGCGGATGCCGGAAGGCGATTTGTCTTATATAACGTTTATTCCGTATTTTTCCAGGGCAACCGGTAAGAGCATGTTGGATTTGAATATCAAAGGGACGATGGACTATCCTGCCATCTTCGGCAGAGCTACAATTGACGGGGGCACTTTGTGTCCGCGGGTGTATACCCCTAAAATTGAAAAACTCAATGCAGATATTGTCTTTGAAGATAACCGGGTTTATATTAATCAACTTGAGGGCATGATCGGCGGTAGTAAACTGGAAATTACTGCAGGCCCCAAGGCGGATTGGGCGAGTGTTTTTCGGAGATTGCAGCCGCATGAACTGAATTTAAAACTGGATACCCGCGCTGGGGCAATCAAAACCGGAAATACCGATGATTATGAATTCATGGATGCCAAGGTGAAGATGGATGCGACCCTGGGGGGGACCTATGAAGCGCTGGTTTTAGGCGGTGTTTTTGAAGTGGCAGACGGACAATTTACTTTTCCGCCGCGGATGCTCACGGAGTTTGCCAAAAAAATGAAGACCGTCAATGTGAGTTACGATAATTTTAAAACCATCACGAAAAACAATTTATGGTTTTATAATGATGTGGTAAGGGCTTTGTTGAAACAAAATCAGACCGTTGTTTTCAACGGCGGCAAACATAATTTTTCCGCTGAAGGGCAAATTTCAGTGGTGCGTGGTTCTTTTACCTACCTGGACACGGATTTTAATCTTAATGCCAATGAAGAAACAGTTGTGGATTTTCAAAAACAGGCGAAACCGCAACTCAGGGGTCTGGCGGAAACAACCATTCGCAATGTGGGTATTAAAGATGAGGGACGGTCGCGTGATGCAACCATCTATCTCCAGGCGCGTGGAACGGTTGGAGAACTTAAAATAAGTTTGTATTCCGATCCTGAAATGACACAAGCGCAAATTGTATCCTTGCTGACATTGGGTGAGGACTATTCCAGCTGGTCGCAGGAAGAAATTGATCAGAAGGTCCAGAATGCCGGTGCACGTGTCTTGGGGAGACTGGCGGGAAATTTAATTGGAAGAGAAATTGAGAAAAGTATAAAAAAGATTACCCCGCTGGATGTTATTGATATACGGCTGGGCGGGGTGGAGAAACTCGCGGACTCAATTATGACAGGGAGCGGCAATTCCGGCAGTGCACAAGCCGGTGAACAGGATGATATTACGGGAACGAGTCTTTTAGACGAGACAGAGATTGGTATGGGAAAGTATTTGACCAACGATCTTTTTCTTAATTACCGGGGAACATTGAGGGATAGAGGAACTGAAGGCGGCGGGCTCTCGTGGGAATCATCCGTGGGTCTGGAATACAATCTCGATTCTTCCAAAAAAATAAAAATTTATAAGAACTTTGATGAAGATTCCAACCAAGAACTTTTTTGGGGTATTGAAGGCCGCTTGAAATTTGAGGGGTGGTCGCCGGACAAAGCAACAAAAGAAATAGAAGCGGCCGCTGAACTTGAATTGACCGTAACACCGGATTTGAAAAAAAAATGAACTAAATTTTTTCATCAGTGTCCTATTTGCATGCCAAGGGGAACGAATCACAGCACACGATCACGATACCTTGGCTACCTCACGTTTGGGATTGACACCGGGGCAGGGTTGTGATGCCTGCCCCCAATTCTTTCGCAATTTAAATATGGGTATATCGCGGGAATCGCTTGACGCAGCATGGCAGTTCTGATAGAATCGGTCAAATTTTTAGAGAAATGGAGGATTTTTAGCCTGTGTTTTCAAGGCTTTTTAAAGTAATTTCACTTTTAGCGGCTCTCTTTTATTGCCTATCTCATACCTCTTTTGCGGTCCAGTTGAAGAACAAAGTGATCAGCGACGTGCAGGTAACCGGCAGCACGACGATTGCAGGTGATGAGATTGTTTCCTGGTTGGCTGTTAAACCCGGTGAGGAATTTCAGGATGTGCGTTTGGTTTTGGACCGGGATTTAAAAAATATCTGGAAGACCGGAAAATTTGAGGATGTCAGTTTCGCCGTGGTTCCGCTGTCGGATGGAACCGTGCGTCTTTTGATTTCAGTCGAAGAAAAACCGGTGGTAAAAGAAATTCTTTTTACCGGGAACAAAGCGTTTGACAAAAAAAAACTATTGGAAAAAATGGAACTCAAAATCGGTGCCAGATATGATGCGTTCACCGCAGAAGCTGCTTCCGAAAAAATTGCTGATTTTTATAAAGAAAAAGAATATTATAAGGTGTCTGTTATACCGTCGGCGGAAGTTAAAACCGGCGATGCAGAGATAACGTTTGCAATTGTCGAAGGGATGAAGGTTAAGATCACCGAGATCGTGGTAACCGGCAACAAAGCCTTTGCCGAGGGTAAAATAAAGGGCTTTATGGAAACCAAAGAAGCGGGATGGTTTGTGGGCGGGATTTATAAAGAAGAAACTTTTATTGAAGATATGAAAAAAGTGCTTTTGCATTACGCCAAAGAAGGTTATTTAAAAGCCCGTGTTTTTGGGTTCGGTCTCAATGATATAGAATTAAATCGTAAAACCATTGTGAACAAAGCTTTGTTTGTGAATGAGACGGAAAAGGAAATGACGATCACGCTGGAAGTGGAAGAGGGGCTGCAGTATCAGGTGAAAAACATTACGGTGAAGGGCAATATTATTTATTCAAGTGAAGACCTTTTTGAACGTATGGCACTTAAACCCGATGCCATTCTTGATTTGATTACATTTGAACAGGATATGCATATGATTCGTATGGCATATTCGGAAAAAGGATATATCTTTGCGGATATTTCACCGGAAATGGAGTACAACGATGATGCCGGCACCGTAGAAATTGAAATTATTATCCGTGAAGGCACGATTGCCCGGGTTGAACGTGTTGATATTCGCGGCAATACCATGACCAAGGACAAAGTGATACGCCGTGAATTAACGGTGAAACCGGGGGAACCGTTCGATTCCAGGAAAATACAGCGGTCCCGGGAAAAAATTTCAAATCTTGGTTTTTTTCAGGACGTCAAGGTAACCACGGAACCGGGCAGCACCCCTGCCGAGCAGGTGTTGGTCTTCGATGTGGCAGAGCGGCATACAGGCACCATCAGTCTTGGCGCTGGGTATTCATCCGTAGATTACTTAATGGGATATTTACAGTTGACCCAGGCCAATTTATTTGGTAACGGTCAGTCGGTGAGTTTGCAGTGGGAATTGGGAAGCTTGCGCCAGAGTTGGCAAATGTCTTTTACAGAGCCATGGTTGTTTGATTCGCCGGTCTCTTTTGGCGTGGATGTCTGGAATATCAACAAGCAGAGGGGATATTCCGGCCAAGATTACAATCTACTTTCACAAGGTGGCGATATCCGGTTGGGACGCCGTTTTACTGAACATTGGAAGGGGTATTTAACGTATAAATTGGAGAGCAATGAATATACGGACCTTGACTCTTCGTTGGATGGAATTTATGAAGAAGGCCGCAGCGATACCAGCTCTGTGACACCCACGCTCGTTTATGATACCCGAGATAATATTTTTGATCCCACCCGCGGGACGTATCAGAAGTTTTCTATTGAATGTGCGGGTGGTTTTTTGGGCGGGGACAATAATTATTTTAAGTACAACTTGGATAGTACCCTTTATATCCCGCTTATTTGGCGGTTGGTGCTGGCCTTGCATGGTGAAGCAGGGTATGCCCGGGCGTTTGACTATGGCATCAGTGCTGTTTCCAATGTTCCGCCGGCAGAGCGTTACCGTGTCGGCGGTACGGATTCGGTGCGGGGTTATGGTGAGGGTGTTTTCGGGTCGAATTTGGAAGGCAACGGCGGCCGTTTTAAGCTTAATACCAATATTGAATTACATTATCCAATTATCGGTCCTTTAAAAGGTGTGGCCTTTTTTGATGCGGGGAATACATGGAGCGGCATTAGCGAAGCGTTTGATGAGGAGATTTTTCCTGATCGTGAAACAATCGGGGCGGTCACTTATTTTTCAAAGAATCCCTCATTATACAAAGGGGTGGGCGTGGGATTTAGGTTGACGGTTCCCGGGACGGTTATTTTAATCCGCTTTGATTTTGGGTATCCTCTGGACAACAATCCCAATGGTGGTCCGCCGTCTTTGCAGTATCACTTTAATATCGGAAATATTTTTTAGACAAGAGGCTTTAAAAAATAAGGGAGGCATGGCAATGAAAAGAAAGCAATTATTACAATGGATCGTGATTCTGGCAGGTGTTTTAACCCTCGGGTTTCATTCGACAGCTTGGGCCAAAGTTGCTGTTGTTGACACGGGAAAAGTGGTGAAAGAATATAAGAAGATGCAAGAAGCCCAGACCCGGCTGGAAAAAGATGTGGAAGATAAAAAAATGGAACTGAAGCGCATGAGCTCCGACTTGGAAAAAGATAAGAACAATCTTGATAAACAAAAAGGTATTGTCTCGGAATCCAAGTATAAAAAATTGCAAGGCAAATTTGAAAAGAAGCAGGATGTCCTGCGTGAAAAATATCGTGAAATGCAGAACTCTTTAATGAACCAACAGAAAACATTGCTGGAAGGTATTGTCAATGATGTGAAGGCAATTGTTGCCAAAATCGCCAAAAAAGAAAAATATGAATTGGTCCTGGATAAGGAAAGTGTTCTGTTCTACGATGGTGATGATATTACCTATAAAGTGTTGGATAAATTGAATTCGAAATAATTGAAATTACGGAGTATGCGTGAATGGCTTTTTCAAAAACGTTAAAAGAACTGGCTGAATTGACCGGTGCGACCTTGAGCGGGCCCGATGCTGAATCCGTGGTGATTTTAAGTGTCGGGCCGCTTGAACAGGCGGGTGCAAATACGCTGAGCTTTTTAGCCAATAAAAAATATCGCAATCAGTTGGAAACCAGCACGGCGGCGGCGGTTGTGATTCCGCCTATGATTGAGTATGACAAACCATGTCTCGTCAGCAAAAACCCCTATTTGGATTTTGTGAAAATTGTGTATCTTTTTGCGCCCCCGATTCCTGTTCCCGAACCGGGCGTGCATGCAATGGCAGTGGTGCATCCCGGGGCCAAGCTGGGGAAGGATGTGGCAATCGGACCTTTTTGTGTGGTAGGTGAAAACACCGAGATTGGTGATCGCACGGTTCTTGTAGCTCAGGTTTATGTCGGCGAACAAGTGAAGATTGGCAATGACTGCTGTCTTTATCCTCAGGTCGTCCTGCGGGAACGCTGTGTGCTGGGTAACCGGGTCATACTGCATCCAGGTGTGGTGATCGGTGCGGATGGTTTTGGATTTGCACCTGATGGCGAGACATATAAAAAGATTCCCCAGATCGGGAATGTTGTGATTGAGGATGACGTAGAAATTGGTGCCAATACCACAGTGGATCGTGCGGCTTTGGGTGAAACCCGGATCAACCATGGGAGCAAAATCGATAATCTTATTATGATCGCTCACAATGTGAAAATCGGGAGCAATACGGTTATTGCCGGACAGGCCGGTATCAGTGGCAGTACCAAGATTGGTAACAATGCCATGGTGGGAGGTCAAGTCGGCACGGCAGGGCACATTCATATTGGGAATAACACGATTTTAGGTGCTCAAGCAGGTATTTCGCGTGATGTTCCGGATGGGGCGTTTGTTTCCGGCTATATGGCCCGCCCCCACAAGGAAGCTATGCGTATTTTAGGGGAGACGGTACGTCTGCCTGGGCTGAGAAAAAAAGTTGAGGATTTAGAAGCGCGTTTGAAACAACTGGAAAAAGAATGAGCAAACCGGTTTTAGTTCAAACGACCTTAGCGAAGCCGGCGAGTCTGGAAGGTATTGGGCTGCATACCGGTGTCACGTCTCAGGTTGTGTTTGAACCGGCGCCTGCAGATACCGGTTATGTGATTGTTCGTACCGATCTTCCGGGAGAACCCCGGCTTTGCCCGGCAGTGGACCTGGTCTCGCAAACCACGCGGGGAACAACCCTAAAAGACGGTGATGTCGAAGTACATACCGTTGAGCATGTCCTGGCGGCACTGGTAGGCTTGGATATTGATAACTGTATTATTAAATTATCCGCCTTTGAACCGCCGGTCATGGATGGGTCTTCGCAGGAATTTTCCGAAGCGATGGTTGCAGCCGGTATTGTGGATATTCCGGAGAGTGAAAAGAAAATTTACCGGGTTACCGAACCACTCGTGATTCAAGACGGCAAGAAAAGTATTGCAGCCTGGCCTTATCCGGGCTTGCGTATCACCTATGAATTGTATTATGATCATCCTTGGCTGCAACCCCAGCGGGTTGATCTTGAAATCAATCCGGAGGTTTTTCGCGCACAATTGGCGCAATGCCGCACATTTTGTTTGGAACAGGAAATTGATTGGTTAAAATCCCAAGGATTGGCCAAAGGCGGGACACGGGAAAACGCCCTGGTGATTGGTGAACACGGACTGGTTAATCCGCCGTTTCGCTGTGAACATGAATTGGCATTTCATAAAGTGTTGGATTTTATTGGGGATCTGGCATTGGCGCGTTGTAGGGTGGAAGGACATTTTGTTGCCAATTTTACCGGCCATGAGATGAATGCCCGTCTGGTGAAAGCACTTTTGAATCAAGCAAAAAGAATAAAGCATTTGGAGAGGGGGAAGGGAACATTGGTTATTGAAGCGCAGGAAATTGAGCAGTTGTTGCCGCACCGTTATCCCATGTTACTGGTTGACCGTGTGATAGATCTTGAGGTCGGCAAACGGGTTGTGGGAATTAAAAATGTAACAATGAATGAACATTTTTTTCAAGGGCATTTTCCCGGGCATCCGATTATGCCGGGGGTACTGATTTTGGAAGCCATGGCACAATGCGGTGGTGTGCTGCTTATGAAAAGCTCCCCGGATTCAGTCGGGAAGGTTGTTTATTTTGTGGGCATTGATAAAGTCCGGTTTCGCAAACCTGTGGTGCCGGGTGATCAACTCCGTTTTGAACTTTCGGTTGACAAAATAAAAGCCAGAATTGCAAAAATGCTGGCAAAGGCTTATGTCGGGGATACGTTGGTTTGTGAGGCGGAATTTATGTCGACCTTAGTCGCCCGCTAGTTGGATTTTCAAAAAACGAAAATTCTTTAAGGAGAGAAAACGTGGCTGTTAAAATCCATTCTGCTGCAATTGTACATCCTGATGCGAAACTTGGGGTTGATGTTGAGATTGGTCCGGGCGCAATTGTGGGAGAAAATGTTGAAATAGGTGATCGTACTCAGATTGGCGCCTATGTGGTGATTGACGGAGGTACAACGGTGGGGATAGAAAATCGTGTCTTCACCGGTGCGATTCTCGGCAGTGAGTGCCAGGATCTGAAATTTAAAGGGGAACGCTCTTTTACCAAAATCGGCGATCGAAATACGATTCGTGAATATGTAACCATAAACCGGGCAACCGCGAAGGATCTTTATACCACCGTTGGAAATGATAATTTGATTATGGCCTATGCCCATGTGGCGCATGACTGTACGGTTGGGAATAACAATGTGCTCGCCAACGGACTGGCCATGGCAGGGCATGTCACCATTATGGATCATGCTAATATTGGCGGATTAAATGCATTGCATCAGTATGTGCGTATTGGTTCCTATTCCATGATTGGCGGTCTTTCCCGCGTTCCTAAAGATGTACCACCCTTCATCATGTGTGCAGACACACCCTTGCGGATTGTCGGAATCAATAAAATTGGTCTGGAAAGAAAAGGGTTTGGCAAAGAACAGGTCAAGGCAATCGAAAAAGCCTACCGGATTTTATATCGCTCCAAGCTGAATACGTCTCAGGCCTTGAAAAAACTGGCTGAAGAGCCCGGTACGCCGGAAGTGGATATGCTCATTCAATTTATAAAAGAATCCGAACGTGGCATCGCGAAATAAACCGGCTGTAATCCCTAAAATCGGGCTTATTGCCGGTTGGGGTGAATTTCCCTTTTTGGTCGCGCAGACCATGCAGCAAAAGGGGAAGCGCGTGGCGGCGGTTGCTTTTCCCGGCGAAACTTTTCCTGAAATAAAAACGTGTGTCGACGAACTGCATTGGATCAGTATTGGGCAATTGGGTGAGATGATTAAGATTTTTAAGACCGCAGGCATTACTCAAGTTGTCATGGCGGGAATGATTCGGCATAAACACCTGTTCGCAAATTTGAAGCTTGACTTAAAGGCGGTTAGTTTGCTGGCGACCATGAAAGATAAACGTGCTGATTCAATTTTGTGCGCAGTCGCAGGCGTCTTGGAAAAAGAAGGAATACGTCTTGTTTCGCCTTTACCGTATTTAAAAGTCAACCTGCCAGGAAAAGGATTGTTGACAAAGCGTAAACTAACTCAAAAAGAGCAGCGTGACATTACGTTTGGATATAAAATTGCCAAGCATGTCGCGCGGGCGGATATCGGTCAGACCGTTGTGGTCAAGGACCAAGCGGTGATTGCCGTGGAAGCCATGGAAGGTACGGACGCCTGTATTCTCAGAAGTGGTGAGTTTACCCGTGGCGGGGCAGTTGTCATCAAAGTGCTTAAACCAACCCAGGATTTGCGTTTTGATACACCGGTGATCGGACCCAATACAATTGAGTCGATGCTGAAGGTTAAAGCCGCTGTGCTGGCATTTGATGCGGATAAAACCCTTTTTCTTCAGAAAGAAAAAACCATTGTTATGGCAAATAAGAAAAAAATTACCCTGATTGGTGTCTAGGAGTTTAAGCAATTAGTTGCTTTTAGGTATTGTTCGTCACCCCGGTGAAAACCGGGGTCCAGAAAAAGTTTTAAAATTCAGATTCCTGGATACCGGCTTCCGCCGGTATGACGGCAAAATATAAATAATCCGACTAAATGCTCAGACTCCTAGGCCGCAATACTAACCGCAAAGTTTTAAAATGCAATTCCCAGATAGATGCCACCTCCAACAATATAAGCCAGCGCCAGTAATTCGGAAGCATCCGGCGCTTGAGCTGTGACATATCCGCCGTTCACAAATAGTCCCAAAACGACCCGCTGGGCAATGATAAATTTGTAGCCGGCCTCGAGATGGGCTGTGCCAATTAGAACATTGGTATCAACCGGAGCTTCATTATGAGCCCGGTCTTCATAAGTTCCGCTAAATCCTATAAAGTCAAAACGCGGGCCGAGATGAAATCCTTTAGGAGCTGCGCCGAAAGGATAAAACCGGCCTGAGATACCTGCACCATAGCCGCTGACCGAATAAATCCAGTCGTAATCATCATCTGAACTGCTTTTTCCCCCCTTGGCCTCCCAGATTGGGATAATGTTGGCACGGATACCCAGGCCGAAATGATTGCCTAAGGCGATTTCGTATTCTGGACCATAATTACCTGTGGCGACTCCTAAAAGATTGACCATTAAATTGTTTTTCAGTTGTGAGGCAGAGGCGGTATGACTGATGACTGAAAAGATGACAAATGCCAGGAAAAAACTTAAAAATAACGTTTTTCTTGAGAACAACATCTAGTATTTCCTCCTTTTTGTGATTTTTAAAGTTGCACACAGTATATGGTATGAGTATGGTTATGCAAATCTAAATTTTGTGTTTTTTGTCGGATAACTGCTTGACAGAACATTTTATCAGATGGTATAGTCACCACAATATATTGTGGTGGACACCTATTTTACTCAAAGTATCGGTACAGTATGGGGTTTACTTAATTTAATTAATTGAAAGACCGGTATTATTTTAGATGTGATTTTGAACGAGGGGGACTGGAACGTGTATTTTAAACGACTGGAGCTGCAGGGTTTTAAATCATTTGTGGATCCCACACGGCTTGATTTTGAATCTGGTATTTCAGCAATCGTTGGACCCAACGGATGTGGGAAATCAAATATTGTCGATTCCATTCGCTGGGTTTTAGGAGAACAAAGCGCCAAATCCCTGCGTGGTGCACGCATGGAGGATGTTATTTTTAATGGTACGGACCAGCGTAAGGCGGTTGGTATGGCCGAGGTTTCCCTCACCATGGACAACCAGGATCGTCAACTGGCGAGTGATCATGATGAAATTACCATTACACGTAGAGCTTTTCGCTCCGGTGAGAGTGAATATCTGATTAACAAAACCGCCTGTCGTTTACGGGACATTCATGACCTTTTTATGGATACAGGTATTGGCACCAACTCCTATTCGATTCTGGAACAGGGAAAAATTGATTTAATTGTATCCTCTAAACCTGCAGACCGGCGGTTTGTATTTGAAGAAGCTGCCGGTATTTCCAAATATAAGTCACGCAAAGATGAATCGTTGCGAAAACTGGAGGCTACTGAACAGAACTTTTTACGTGTTAATGATATTGCCGTGGAAGTAAAGCGGCAGATTAATTCTCTGGAACGGCAGGTGCAAAAAGCGCGGCGGTATCAAACTTTTAAACAGGAGTTGACAACGCTGGAGGTTGCTCAGGGGCGCAAGGAATTAAAAGTGCGGCGTAGGCAGCTTCGGAAGATTGAACAGCAGTGGGAGGAACGGCGGACACGTGCAGATGAATCCGCGCGGGGTAAGCAGACATTTGAAAACGAACTGTTTCATTTAAACAATGATCTCGCAGAAGCGGAAGCGCAGCTGTCACAGGCGCAGGGCTCAGTGCATCAGGTTGCCGAAGAAATTATTAAAACCGAGGATTTTGTTCATTCCTCCGAACTTCGGAAAAATGATCTTGAAATTGGTATTGCACGTTCGGAAGAGGAAGTCAAGGCATTGGATGGAAAAGAAAATCAGTTGCGGGAGCAGAATAAAGATACGCTGGATGCCCGGGAGAAAAAGGAGCAAGAGTTTAGGTCCGGACAAAGCGACTTGGTTACAGAGGAAGATCGCCTCAACACGCTGGAACAGGAACTCAAAGAACGGGCGGCCAAGGTTCAGGATCAGCAGAGCCGCTTGCTTCAACTCGTTGATCAAATGTCAACCCTGCGGAATGCTTTGAAAAATTTGGAACTTCGTATGGGCGAACAAAAACAACAGCTGGGGAAGTATGATTACCAGCTTGACCAGTTGGCGGAACAAAATCGTGAAATGCTTGAGGGGAAAAATACGTTGGAAAATGAGTTTGCCGGTGTTAACCAGTCACTGGAAGCACTGCGGACGGAACGCGACCGCTTAAGCATTGAAAAAGAACGGCTTGAGCAGGTGATGAAAACCTTAGCGGCCATGCTGGAAAATTTTAATAAAACCATTACTCAACTTACCTCACGCCTGACTTGGATCGAGGAATTGAAGAACGGACTTGATGGATATGAAATGGGGGCCAAGACCATTTTGCTTGAACATAATGCCGATCCGGATAAATTTCCCGGCATTATCGGACCTTTGGTCAATTTTATCCGAACGGAACAAAAATATGAGTTTGCCTTCGAAGCCTTGTTTGGGCATCAACTACAATATATTTTGGTGAAAACGGAGTTACAGGGGCGGGAGGCCATTGCTTTTCTGGCGGAGGACAATCGAGGCCGGGCGACATTTATTCCGCTGGAAGCGTATACGGCGGCATCAGAATCGGGGACCGGTGTTGAATCAGTAGTGTCTTGGATGCAGCTGCCCGGCATCTATGGTCCGGCAAAAGAGCTGGTAAGGGTTGATGAGCGGTTCCGCAGGGTTTTTGATTACCTTTTGAAAGATGTTGTGATTGTAGAATCTGCTGAGACAATTAAGCAGGCACGTGCCAATGGTGCAACCTGTACGTTGGTTTCGATAACCGGTGAACTTCAGACCAGCGAAGGCTGGTTAACGGGCGGGAGCCAGGATATCATGGAACGCGGATTGCTTGGCCGCGAACGTGAAATCGAGGAATTGAAAAATGAGCTGGAGCTTTTGGAATCCAATCTGGCCAAAACTCAGGCTGAATCAGACGAAACTGTTTTGAAACTTGAGGAAACTACCGGGAGCCTTGAAGGTGCCAACACTGAATTGCATGAATTGGAAATACGGTATGCCCAGATTGAGAAATCTTTGGAAAGTTTACAGCTGCAATTAGGCGAAGTGGAAAAACAGATGGAATCACTTCAACAGGAAAGAACAACGGTGCAAACGGCACTTGATCAGACCACGGAAGCGCATACGACAACCGCCCGGCAGCTGATGGATCTGGAATTAACGGATCAAAAAACCCAGGAAGAGCTTTCCCAGCATCAGGTGGAAATTGAGGAACGGCGCAAAGAATATGATGAACGTTCCATGCGGGCCGGCGAGTTGCGGGTTCGTGCGGCTTCACTGGAACAGCAAATGAACAGCATGAATGCGGAATTAAGCCGGGTAACAACGGAATTAAACGAGATGGCCAATACCAAGGCCGAGAAAAACAATACCATCCACCGTGACAGGGAACGGTTTTCCGATATTGATTTTCAAATGAAGGAAAAGCAGGCATTGCTGGAAAGGCTCTCGGAAAATAAAACCAGTCAGGAACAAGAACTCGATTCTTTGCGGCAAAAGCGCCAGGAGCTTGTTTCGAGCAAGACCCATAAAGAAAAGCATTCGCGGGAAATTCTGGATGTGTTGGACGTTATTAAACAAGAACTCCATGAACTGGAATTGGAAAAAAGCCAGTTGCGGATGAATTTGAAGTCATTGGAAACATATCTTGAGGAAGAATATAAACTTAATGTGACCATGGAAGAGAGTGATGATCAAGTCGAAGAGGCACCGGCTGAGGAATTCCAAAGTCCGGAAGCGTTGCAATCGCGGGTAAAAGAATTAAAAAATAAGATAGAAGGTATGGGAACCGTCAATTTGGTTGCGATGGAAGAATATGACGAACTCCAGGAGCGGTATGAATTTCTTTCGAAGCAACTCGCTGATTTGAAGGATGCAAAAGAAAATCTTCAAAAACTGATCACCAAGATTAATCATGAAAGTCGTGAACGTTTTTCAGATACTTTTACGCAGGTTCGCGCAAAATTCAAAGATGTTTTTCGTGGTCTGTTTAATGGCGGGGATGCGGATCTGGTGCTGGTGGATGAGACCAATCTGTTGGAAACCGGGATTGAGATTATTGCCCGGCCGCCGGGAAAGCGGCTTCAGAATATTTCATTGCTTTCCGGTGGTGAGAAGGCCTTGACGGCAATTGCATTGTTATTTGCTGTTTTTTTGATTAAGCCGAGTCCTTTTTGTATTTTTGATGAAATGGATGCACCGCTGGATGATACCAATACCGGACGTTTTGGAAAAGTTTTGAAGGAATTTGCCAAGAAATCACAGTTTATTGTGATTACCCATAATAAAATAACCATGGAGATGGCAAGTGTCATGTATGGTGTTACCATGCAGGAATCAGGTGTCTCGCGGCTTATTTCAGTTAAATTTGCAGGGGAACAAGCTCCTCAACCGGTGGTGGCCCCGGTTGCAGAAGAAGAAGCAGCACTGAATTAAAGCAAGCTGGTTGGAACACTTCTTGATTAT includes:
- a CDS encoding translocation/assembly module TamB, whose translation is MSEKISGALAIQVDHNNIDANLRVHSGKDEMQGEFEARLNGRRLSRFLGRLQIQDIHTPLLFDLFMLAKPDHSPQGRVSGRVLFDGEQGQLDRLEGDLQFSDFKFGEWHFITLKTAWEKRGPQWKLKLLEGTQARGRLQAEQGGMQANPDGSFAISLDLLTDNFSFFSRKYHGHFAVDGSLDLQPAPDLQLAVVSSDFQLDRYPFGDFHASVRFWDDKIRIRTPPDIPVQIAGDLGLSPDGAVIFNRLSIYDRHQVYIESSGRIDGTRTSDLRIKVKNVKADLLTRCLGWPQPWTGIANGTFHYTDAEGIPNFDIQVKVENGSVLDLPFDVFHGNIVIDHHWLYFRGREGHAVLNRHGCYQLNLSGKLPVPQNAEATKRLQGAEMDIRVRMPEGDLSYITFIPYFSRATGKSMLDLNIKGTMDYPAIFGRATIDGGTLCPRVYTPKIEKLNADIVFEDNRVYINQLEGMIGGSKLEITAGPKADWASVFRRLQPHELNLKLDTRAGAIKTGNTDDYEFMDAKVKMDATLGGTYEALVLGGVFEVADGQFTFPPRMLTEFAKKMKTVNVSYDNFKTITKNNLWFYNDVVRALLKQNQTVVFNGGKHNFSAEGQISVVRGSFTYLDTDFNLNANEETVVDFQKQAKPQLRGLAETTIRNVGIKDEGRSRDATIYLQARGTVGELKISLYSDPEMTQAQIVSLLTLGEDYSSWSQEEIDQKVQNAGARVLGRLAGNLIGREIEKSIKKITPLDVIDIRLGGVEKLADSIMTGSGNSGSAQAGEQDDITGTSLLDETEIGMGKYLTNDLFLNYRGTLRDRGTEGGGLSWESSVGLEYNLDSSKKIKIYKNFDEDSNQELFWGIEGRLKFEGWSPDKATKEIEAAAELELTVTPDLKKK
- the bamA gene encoding outer membrane protein assembly factor BamA, with amino-acid sequence MKNKVISDVQVTGSTTIAGDEIVSWLAVKPGEEFQDVRLVLDRDLKNIWKTGKFEDVSFAVVPLSDGTVRLLISVEEKPVVKEILFTGNKAFDKKKLLEKMELKIGARYDAFTAEAASEKIADFYKEKEYYKVSVIPSAEVKTGDAEITFAIVEGMKVKITEIVVTGNKAFAEGKIKGFMETKEAGWFVGGIYKEETFIEDMKKVLLHYAKEGYLKARVFGFGLNDIELNRKTIVNKALFVNETEKEMTITLEVEEGLQYQVKNITVKGNIIYSSEDLFERMALKPDAILDLITFEQDMHMIRMAYSEKGYIFADISPEMEYNDDAGTVEIEIIIREGTIARVERVDIRGNTMTKDKVIRRELTVKPGEPFDSRKIQRSREKISNLGFFQDVKVTTEPGSTPAEQVLVFDVAERHTGTISLGAGYSSVDYLMGYLQLTQANLFGNGQSVSLQWELGSLRQSWQMSFTEPWLFDSPVSFGVDVWNINKQRGYSGQDYNLLSQGGDIRLGRRFTEHWKGYLTYKLESNEYTDLDSSLDGIYEEGRSDTSSVTPTLVYDTRDNIFDPTRGTYQKFSIECAGGFLGGDNNYFKYNLDSTLYIPLIWRLVLALHGEAGYARAFDYGISAVSNVPPAERYRVGGTDSVRGYGEGVFGSNLEGNGGRFKLNTNIELHYPIIGPLKGVAFFDAGNTWSGISEAFDEEIFPDRETIGAVTYFSKNPSLYKGVGVGFRLTVPGTVILIRFDFGYPLDNNPNGGPPSLQYHFNIGNIF
- a CDS encoding OmpH family outer membrane protein, translating into MKRKQLLQWIVILAGVLTLGFHSTAWAKVAVVDTGKVVKEYKKMQEAQTRLEKDVEDKKMELKRMSSDLEKDKNNLDKQKGIVSESKYKKLQGKFEKKQDVLREKYREMQNSLMNQQKTLLEGIVNDVKAIVAKIAKKEKYELVLDKESVLFYDGDDITYKVLDKLNSK